A stretch of the Sulfolobales archaeon genome encodes the following:
- a CDS encoding 50S ribosomal protein L32e, producing the protein MSTQEIKTLEDALKRREEVLRNLRELRKLQHEIQGKQRIEFLRTLWWKFPKFENNLRWVKPKGKDNKMRLKIKGYPPVVEIGYRVPDAIRGLHPSGLEPVVVHNAEELDKLDPRRYIIYIASTVGARKRKQIIEKAMNMGFKVANG; encoded by the coding sequence ATGAGCACCCAGGAGATCAAAACTCTTGAGGATGCCCTTAAGAGGAGGGAAGAGGTTCTGAGGAATCTTAGAGAGCTTAGAAAGCTGCAGCACGAGATCCAGGGTAAGCAGAGGATAGAGTTCCTCAGAACCCTCTGGTGGAAGTTCCCAAAGTTCGAGAATAATCTGAGATGGGTTAAGCCGAAGGGTAAGGATAACAAGATGAGGCTCAAGATCAAGGGCTACCCACCAGTTGTTGAGATCGGCTATAGAGTGCCAGATGCTATTAGAGGGCTCCACCCAAGTGGTTTAGAGCCTGTTGTTGTGCATAATGCTGAGGAGCTGGATAAGCTAGATCCAAGGAGATATATAATATACATAGCCTCCACAGTAGGTGCTAGGAAGAGAAAGCAGATTATAGAGAAGGCTATGAACATGGGTTTTAAGGTGGCTAATGGGTGA